ATTTGGGTCACCCTTGTTTGCCATTTACAAAGATGGAAGATGGGTTGTTTGGGTTCTCCCAAGGCTGTCTAAGCATGGACAGGTGGGACAAGCTCAACGATCTTTTTCGAAAGACTGGGTAATTACCATACTTGCTAGTGTTGGATTCTGTTCTCTTAGCCATTCTTTTGTCCTGTACTCTGAGTTATACATTCCAAAAAACTATTGAATTTGGATTGAATACCTTACCTCAATTTATAAGCGGTGGTGGGTAATCCTTTTGATGCAATTTATAGCAATTATGTAAAATACAtgaatacatacacacacacacacacacacatacatacatactctaTTTGCCTGCCCACATGTGAACGTACATACATACGTATGcacgtacatacatacacacataggtGCATTTGGTATCCATATTTTCTTTCTTAAGTTGGATAAATGTTTAAATGAGCTAATCACTTACTTAGTAATCCATAAGGAGGCAATTGCCAAGTTAGTAAAAGGCTTGGTTTACTTCTGTGATAACCTAATTTATGACTAGACAATTATGACGTTGTTAGTGGTGTCACTTGACATGATGGTTAGTAGAATAGCATGAACCAAATTCTTAGTATCTAGATGCAGAGCCATTGCTCAAATTCTTAGTATGTAGATGTGGAGTCATTGCTAACATGATAGTTTTCCTAAATTGATTGTGACAGATTGAATAAGAAACAGGAAATAGAAGTATAATATTCATTAACATGTATAACTATTATTCAAAAGATTTGTGAAGCCTCGAGATGAACAAAATCAAGATTAACATCTCTATAATGGTCGTTATATGGTGTAGATATCATCAGCTTAAGGACTAGATCATCAAGAAAATATCTTGATGTTTTCTTTGAACTTTAGATAGAACTTCTATACCAACATATCGTAAAAACCACTTGCTTTTAAATGGTAATGATCATCCTTCCTTAAGCAAAAACTTAAACCATATCTTAACATAGAAACTTGAGTATTTCAACTGTAACAAGAGTATGAATACATGAATGGATCCAAACATCTACTGATTAATAGGTAGATCAATATTCATCATGTTTTCAAGATCTGAGGACTGATTGCATAAGCTTGAAGCTAATATAACATGTGATCATACACTTGATTAGATCTTATAATCAAGGTTCGCCATCTTAGTGCTAGACCCTGCATCATTACCATGCTGGTATAGTGTCTGTATGCCCAGAATAGGGGTTGGTTCAGTGTACGGAGAGTTGGTGCACCTCCCGTACCAAAGATCAATATACTACCAGTATAGTATGGTATGCCCAATATGGGATGGTACGCCTAGCTACAGATAACTGTGCGTACAATATGTATAACAGGGTCTTGGTTAGGTCACAACAAAGTCTTGAATTTATCATAGTTATTGTAAGGAATTAAACATCTATCTTGTCAAGAGTACTTTCTTACTTCATTAGAAGATCAAATAATGCACATCATTTGAAAACTGCATAACAATATAGGAGGTTGACCACATTGTTAAGACCTGGTGGAGTGAATGGTGGCTAAATTCTATGGTTGCAGAGCAATTGTCACATTTGGTCTGAATGCGCTCCATGGGAGGAATCACATACGAAATAAAGTTTGGGCTGGCCCTTGGAACTCTACTAATGCTCGTGATTTCATAGAGTACACAATATCAAAGCAGTATCCGGTTGATTCATGGGAATTTGGTAATATATTGTAAATTCATCTCTGTATTTTTTTTACCCGATAATCATGGATCACATGTTATCAAAGGAATAGTATTCTTTTTATGGGAACTTGATCTttattgttgaaatattatctttgcATCTCcgataataaattttgatctagtttCCCAGAACTTTATGCTTCCTTTTTCTGCTATCAGGAAATGAATTGAGTGGACATGGAATTGGTGCAAGTGTTGATGTTGAACTCTATGGAAAGGACTTAGTTGGCCTTAAAGCCATCCTTGATGAGTTGTATGAGAACTCCGATTCTAGACCTTCTCTGCTAGCACCCGGAGGATTTTTTGATCATCAGTGGTATGGTCAACTCCTTCAGATTTCGGGGCCTGGTATTGTCAATGCCATGACACATCATGTTTACAATTTAGGTGCAGGTCAGTATGATGATACATGACCCATCTATACAGAACAACTTCCTTTTATAAATGGCCAAGATCCTAATTTATCTTGCTTCTGTTAGTTGActaagataaaattttgattttatttttttttgtgttttcttTTTTAATTCTCAAAATTGTAGCAGTGTTTAGTCTTTGTTAGTCTCTGATACATCTCTTTAGGTTATAATGTTCATTAGATCTTATTTATGACCTATCTTTGCTGAAAATTGTGATATGATTACTGTTTCCAGTTAACTATGTGTACACCTAATATGTGTCAGATTGTAATTCATTTTCCCTAGGGCATACGTGCAATAAGATCATGGTAGCAGTTTGAACCCCCTCACACAATAAACTAGAGATAATGTCTTTGTCTCTTCTTTTTGAATTAGCATTGCATAACCATGAGATCACAATCTGCACACACTGCTAGCTCTCGTTAGACTGCTAATTCTGTGATATTCAGGTGCAgctcaatttatatttagattgtCAATTTGTTGAATTTGAAACAGGCCAATATGAAATGTGCCGCTTTCCAAACATATACTTATCAAGCATTGGTGCCACTTATTTATACCACATAAACAAGTATGACTTTTATGGTTGATTGTCTAGGttaaatatatatacatttaaGCATCTTTTATTGTTGGTAACAATCAAATGAAATCGACAGGTTTCTTTTTCAATTATATCTTTACTTGTTGGTAGTTATCTAGTCAATATGAATTCAATAATATCATATGACATGTGGATGTGTTGGCAATTCTAAATTTTCAGGTTGTACCGTTAAACATTATGTGTTCTCTTTTATGGTCATGTGCATGTTATTAACTTCATGCAAGTAAATGATAATAAATTATATCAACTTAACTTTCAGGCAATGATCACCATCTTATTAAGAAGATATTGGACCCAAAGTGTTTAAGTCAAGCAGCAGATATTTACAGAGGCATCCAACTTACAATACAAAGACATGGACCATGGGCTTCTGCTTGGGTTGGTGAAGCTGGTGGTGTCTCCAATAGTGGTGGTCGTCATGTATCCAATACATTTATGAACAGTTTCTGGTTATCCTCTTTACCTTTTCTATATTTGTTTCTGTGAATCAACTTCCAATAGCTCCCCCTACCTTGTGTTCATTGAATTTATTGCTAACAGAGACTTTATAACATATCTCAGGTACTTAGATCAACTTGGAATGGCATCAAAGTACAATACAAAAGTTTACTGCAGACAGACTCTGATTGGTGGCAATTATGGCCTCCTTGATACTGAAAAATTCGTACCAAATCCTGATTACTACAGGCAAGGCATATTAAAGCATACAAGGAACTAAGAAATTTATATAGTTCCAGGAGCCTGACTTCTACTTCTGTTGATTATTGTTATCAGTGCATTACTGTGGCATCAGCTTATGGGAAGAGGAGTTCTTTCTGTTGATATTGATGGATCTCCATCTTTACGTGTTTATGCCCATTGCGCCAAACAAGAAGTATGGCTTAACCATGATAAGttgcttatcttttttttttttaaattgataagGGAAAACTTACTTTTATTTACAAGTTTCTCCTTATATTAAAGTTAGAAGGATATGGCCATTGATCTTAAAGCCAACAGAGCTCATAATGGGGTTGTGAGTTTGTCTTGGGATCTACCTTTTCCTCCAGATATCCAAGAGAAACTTTTATTCAATATATTGAACACTTAAAATGAGAGCATGAAATAGTGGTCTGTACTTTGTTctgtttattataaaaaaaaaaggggaaaaaagggAATTGTGTGCAGTCTTACATTACATGTAATATGATTGGGAGACTCATCCAACTTGTGAGACAATGGATTTTCAAGTTCTGAATTAAGGAGCATGCAGCCAATTAAA
This genomic window from Elaeis guineensis isolate ETL-2024a chromosome 13, EG11, whole genome shotgun sequence contains:
- the LOC105055993 gene encoding heparanase-like protein 1 codes for the protein MGHRLLLFVFLYSLPGILAQESAEATVIVKGSATVAETDKNFVCATIDWWPPEKCNYDQCPWGESSALNLDVDHPFLANAIKAFKSLRIRVGGSLQDKVVYGLSNLGHPCLPFTKMEDGLFGFSQGCLSMDRWDKLNDLFRKTGAIVTFGLNALHGRNHIRNKVWAGPWNSTNARDFIEYTISKQYPVDSWEFGNELSGHGIGASVDVELYGKDLVGLKAILDELYENSDSRPSLLAPGGFFDHQWYGQLLQISGPGIVNAMTHHVYNLGAGNDHHLIKKILDPKCLSQAADIYRGIQLTIQRHGPWASAWVGEAGGVSNSGGRHVSNTFMNSFWYLDQLGMASKYNTKVYCRQTLIGGNYGLLDTEKFVPNPDYYSALLWHQLMGRGVLSVDIDGSPSLRVYAHCAKQEAGVSVLLINLSNTTKSIVTVQNDINVNLGEKDGIQKDSYFVHGLKKTVSWLGRKPLDGSQKREEYHLTAKDGNHQSQTMLLNGSPLELTEDGGIPALNPAYVSVNSPIKMAPMSIAFVVFPNFEARACA